The Humulus lupulus chromosome 4, drHumLupu1.1, whole genome shotgun sequence genome has a window encoding:
- the LOC133830193 gene encoding cytochrome P450 71A9-like: MDTFLRLLIQIIFLFLIPFISIYLCFFKQRRLKLPPGPMRLPIIGNLHQLLGNSLPHQTLGRLSHQYGPLMFLQLGCIPTLVVSSAEVAKEIFKTHDIIFSGRPVLYAAKKIGYNGSAVAFAPYGDYWREMRKIVILELLGQKRVRAFQAVREEEVRTFINTITSTATSLNSGIVNLSELTLTLANNVVCGVAFGKKYSGSDDRENGRSRFRELLHETQNVLGGFCMADFYPGWLTWVNKFNGLERRVNKCFKDLDNFYDEVIEEHHHFDPGQTKHEDVVDVLLQLQNDPNQALKINNDQIKGVIADLFNAGTDTTSAALVWIVAELILNPKAMKRAQEEVREVAKGKGLVEESQLSKLSYIKLVIKEGFRLHPPIPLLIPRETTEFCKVKGYDIPLGTRVFVNAGAIGRDLTYWEKPNEFWPERFIDSSIDYRGKHFELLPFGVGRRGCPGINFAVVLIELALANLLCRFDWELPNGMNREDLDMDEVFGLTMNKKIPLCLVAKVVNA; the protein is encoded by the exons ATGGATACTTTTCTTCGTCTCCTCATCCAAATAATATTCCTTTTTCTAATACCATTTATCTCCATATATCTGTGCTTTTTCAAACAGAGGAGGCTAAAACTTCCTCCTGGTCCTATGAGGCTACCCATCATTGGAAACCTCCACCAGTTGCTAGGCAACTCATTGCCCCATCAAACATTAGGGCGACTTTCTCACCAATATGGACCACTCATGTTTTTGCAACTCGGGTGCATACCAACTCTGGTGGTCTCATCTGCTGAAGTGGCTAAAGAAATCTTCAAAACTCATGATATTATCTTCTCTGGAAGACCGGTCTTGTACGCTGCTAAAAAGATCGGCTACAACGGTTCCGCTGTCGCATTTGCTCCTTATGGCGATTACTGGCGCGAGATGAGAAAGATTGTTATCTTAGAACTTCTTGGTCAAAAGAGAGTTCGGGCTTTTCAGGCTGTGAGGGAAGAAGAGGTCAGAACTTTCATTAATACTATAACTAGTACGGCTACTTCTTTGAATTCTGGTATCGTTAATCTTAGCGAACTCACACTTACTTTGGCGAATAACGTTGTTTGTGGAGTTGCTTTTGGAAAGAAGTACAGTGGCTCTGATGATCGTGAAAATGGGAGGAGTAGATTTCGTGAGTTACTTCATGAAACGCAGAATGTACTTGGTGGGTTTTGCATGGCTGACTTTTATCCAGGGTGGTTGACTTGGGTTAACAAGTTCAATGGTCTTGAACGAAGGGTTAACAAGTGTTTTAAAGACTTGGATAACTTTTATGATGAAGTAATTGAAGAGCATCATCATTTTGATCCAGGTCAAACCAAacatgaagatgttgttgatgTTCTACTTCAACTTCAGAATGATCCAAACCAAGCCTTAAAAATCAACAACGACCAAATCAAGGGTGTTATAGCT GACTTATTCAATGCTGGGACTGATACAACATCAGCAGCACTAGTATGGATAGTGGCAGAGCTGATTCTGAATCCAAAAGCCATGAAAAGAGCACAAGAAGAGGTGAGAGAAGTGGCCAAAGGAAAAGGGTTGGTAGAGGAAAGCCAACTTTCGAAACTGAGCTACATAAAATTAGTCATCAAAGAAGGGTTCAGGCTCCACCCACCAATTCCATTACTAATTCCAAGAGAAACGACAGAGTTTTGCAAAGTAAAAGGGTACGACATTCCATTAGGAACAAGGGTTTTTGTCAACGCAGGAGCGATCGGAAGGGACTTGACGTACTGGGAGAAGCCAAACGAGTTCTGGCCCGAAAGATTCATAGATAGCTCAATTGACTATAGAGGAAAACATTTTGAGTTGTTGCCGTTTGGAGTTGGAAGGAGAGGGTGTCCTGGGATTAACTTTGCTGTGGTGCTGATTGAGCTTGCACTTGCTAATCTATTGTGTCGTTTTGATTGGGAGCTTCCCAATGGAATGAACAGAGAGGATTTGGATATGGATGAAGTATTTGGTCTGACTATGAATAAGAAAATTCCTCTATGCCTAGTTGCTAAGGTGGTTAATGCTTGA